In the Bacteroidales bacterium genome, one interval contains:
- a CDS encoding DNA starvation/stationary phase protection protein, protein MKTNNSIGIDIMKASEIASKLNHLLANYQVFYQNVRGFHWNIKGDKFFELHLKFEELYTSLATKIDEIAERILTLGYTPDHTYSDYVAKSQVKEVKDVSEPTPAVQSILDAFSIILPLQRELLQLTAEAIDEGTNALMSDYIREQEKLVWMYSAYIQKV, encoded by the coding sequence ATGAAAACAAACAATTCCATAGGCATTGATATCATGAAAGCCTCAGAAATAGCTTCGAAGCTTAATCATCTGTTGGCAAATTATCAAGTTTTTTACCAGAATGTTAGAGGCTTTCATTGGAACATCAAAGGAGATAAATTTTTTGAATTACATTTAAAATTTGAAGAACTCTATACTTCTCTAGCGACTAAAATTGACGAAATCGCCGAACGTATTCTTACCCTTGGCTATACTCCCGATCATACATATTCTGACTACGTAGCCAAGAGTCAGGTTAAAGAAGTAAAAGATGTTTCCGAGCCTACACCTGCAGTCCAAAGTATTTTGGATGCTTTTTCCATCATCCTACCATTACAAAGAGAATTGCTTCAGCTTACGGCAGAAGCTATCGATGAAGGAACCAATGCTCTTATGAGTGACTACATCCGCGAACAAGAAAAACTCGTTTGGATGTACAGTGCCTACATTCAAAAAGTTTAA
- a CDS encoding class I SAM-dependent rRNA methyltransferase, translating into MTYNIKGRIIVKKSKIESIDRFHPWIFSGAIKTVEGNPAEGDLVEVYDHHDRFLAIGHYGNQSIAVRILSFSPIKDLGDLFQNRIKSAYDFRCRLGFPSHQTNAFRLIFAEADLLPGLIIDYYNGLVMIEYHSRGMVNHENEILQALLSLRHDLPIYTVLAYEKNTQPSSKKCIWGKEPFEELYFFLENGLTFLLPWKEGQKTGFFLDQRENRSLLKQISQNKNVLNMFSYTGSFSIYALKGNALSVTSVDSSQKAIEVYQETLKVNGFSQQPAFVEDAFDFLESLEPNMFDIIVLDPPAFAKHIQHRHHALLGYRRINELAIRKIKKGGHIFTFSCSQAVSMTQFIGAITSAAIHEGRHIRVVSYLNQSHCHAYSVFHPEGSYLKGLWLYVE; encoded by the coding sequence ATGACCTACAACATAAAAGGACGAATCATTGTTAAAAAAAGTAAAATAGAATCAATCGATCGTTTTCATCCATGGATTTTTTCAGGTGCAATAAAGACTGTTGAAGGTAATCCTGCCGAAGGAGATCTAGTAGAGGTTTATGATCATCATGATCGATTTCTTGCCATTGGTCATTACGGTAATCAATCCATTGCGGTTCGAATATTATCTTTCTCACCCATCAAAGATTTAGGAGATCTATTTCAAAACCGTATAAAATCAGCATATGATTTTCGCTGCCGATTGGGATTCCCATCTCATCAAACTAATGCATTTCGTCTCATTTTTGCTGAAGCCGATCTACTTCCTGGATTAATTATAGATTACTACAATGGGCTTGTTATGATCGAGTACCACAGCCGCGGCATGGTAAATCACGAAAATGAAATTTTACAAGCTTTGCTTAGCTTGCGCCATGACTTACCCATTTATACAGTGTTGGCTTATGAAAAAAATACACAACCTAGTTCTAAAAAATGCATATGGGGCAAAGAACCTTTCGAGGAATTATACTTTTTTCTAGAAAACGGTCTTACCTTTCTCTTGCCATGGAAAGAAGGTCAAAAGACAGGTTTTTTTCTCGATCAACGAGAAAACAGAAGTTTACTAAAACAAATATCTCAAAACAAAAACGTACTGAATATGTTTTCTTACACAGGAAGCTTTTCAATATATGCTTTAAAAGGCAATGCTCTTTCTGTTACGTCCGTAGATAGTTCACAGAAAGCAATAGAAGTATACCAAGAAACATTAAAGGTAAACGGGTTTTCGCAACAACCAGCATTTGTTGAGGATGCTTTTGACTTTTTAGAAAGTCTAGAACCTAACATGTTTGATATTATTGTTCTTGATCCACCAGCTTTTGCTAAACACATACAACATCGACATCATGCTTTACTTGGCTATAGAAGAATCAATGAACTAGCTATTAGGAAAATTAAAAAAGGTGGACATATTTTTACTTTCAGTTGTTCTCAGGCTGTATCTATGACTCAATTTATAGGAGCTATTACTTCCGCAGCCATCCATGAGGGAAGACATATAAGGGTTGTTTCTTATCTTAATCAATCTCATTGTCATGCATATTCTGTTTTTCATCCAGAAGGCTCCTATCTTAAAGGTTTATGGCTTTATGTAGAATAA
- a CDS encoding transcriptional repressor → MIEYAKHILQQQHMKVTPQRLYTLVYFLKEKNHPTVDELRQYLQTFIPNISKTTVYNVLEDLSRAKILEKIPTLDGIIRYDIQIEPHHHLIDISNHTIIDFKDEELFDVIQHHIAQKLDEKYEVVNIHVEIEVNPKKHDI, encoded by the coding sequence ATGATCGAATACGCAAAACACATACTGCAGCAACAACACATGAAAGTGACACCACAACGACTTTATACACTTGTTTATTTTTTAAAAGAAAAAAATCATCCAACCGTAGATGAACTTCGTCAATATCTACAAACTTTCATTCCTAACATTTCTAAAACTACTGTGTACAACGTATTGGAAGATTTATCCCGTGCTAAAATTCTTGAAAAAATACCCACACTTGATGGAATCATCCGATACGACATACAAATTGAGCCACATCATCACTTGATAGACATATCGAATCATACCATCATTGATTTTAAAGACGAAGAACTTTTTGATGTGATCCAACATCATATTGCTCAAAAACTTGATGAAAAGTACGAGGTGGTAAACATACACGTCGAAATAGAAGTAAATCCTAAAAAACACGACATATGA
- a CDS encoding peroxiredoxin, translating into MENTGRFPLIGEPMPEMTVQTTHGVKNIPADYKGKWVVIFSHPADFTPVCTTEFVAFAKRYEDFKKLNTELLGLSIDQVFSHIKWVEWIKEKVGVEIPFPIIADSLGIMANKLGMIHPKKGSETTRAVFILDPNGIIRIIFFYPQEIGRNIDEIIRSIRALQMHEKEKVAIPANWPNNELIGNKVIVPPAKSIEEAATRLKEYQGYDWWFVYKEVKE; encoded by the coding sequence ATGGAAAACACAGGAAGATTTCCTCTCATTGGCGAGCCAATGCCAGAGATGACCGTGCAAACCACTCACGGAGTTAAAAACATTCCCGCCGATTACAAGGGAAAATGGGTTGTTATTTTCAGTCACCCTGCTGATTTTACCCCAGTTTGTACCACTGAGTTCGTAGCCTTTGCTAAACGCTACGAAGATTTTAAAAAACTCAACACCGAATTGCTTGGACTTAGTATCGATCAGGTGTTTAGTCATATAAAATGGGTGGAATGGATCAAAGAAAAAGTAGGTGTAGAAATTCCCTTTCCTATCATTGCTGATTCGTTGGGAATTATGGCCAATAAACTGGGTATGATTCACCCGAAGAAAGGCAGTGAAACAACTCGCGCTGTCTTTATCCTCGATCCCAATGGTATCATACGCATCATTTTCTTCTATCCCCAAGAAATAGGGCGTAACATCGATGAAATTATCCGCTCCATACGTGCTCTTCAAATGCATGAAAAAGAAAAAGTGGCTATTCCAGCTAATTGGCCTAATAATGAACTTATCGGTAACAAAGTGATCGTACCCCCAGCCAAAAGTATTGAAGAAGCTGCTACACGCCTTAAAGAATACCAAGGCTACGATTGGTGGTTTGTCTATAAAGAAGTTAAGGAGTAG